From Brucella pseudogrignonensis, a single genomic window includes:
- a CDS encoding glycosyltransferase family 2 protein: MSTPTISVVIPCRNEADNLAFLLDEVDSAMLGRVYEVIVVDDGSTDSTSDVLAGRIHAGKPLRHIRHDRSSGQSAALRSGVFAARGQIVVTMDGDGQNNPAYLPALADALINAGPAFGIAAGQRLKRTDTKLKQLSSRFANNLRGAILKDKTRDSGCGLKALHTDLFRQLPFFDGWHRYLPALALREGFDVVHIDVTDRERRHGKSNYGILDRGLRGILDLYGVWWLRKRRKVVPRVTEITHD; encoded by the coding sequence TCCCCTGCCGCAACGAAGCCGACAATCTCGCTTTTCTGCTCGATGAAGTCGATAGCGCCATGCTGGGCCGAGTCTATGAAGTCATTGTCGTAGACGATGGCTCAACGGATTCTACCAGCGATGTGTTGGCTGGCCGTATCCATGCAGGCAAGCCGCTACGCCATATCCGCCATGATCGCTCATCCGGCCAGAGTGCTGCTTTGCGCTCGGGCGTTTTCGCAGCGCGTGGCCAGATTGTCGTGACAATGGATGGCGACGGGCAGAACAATCCTGCCTATCTGCCGGCACTTGCCGACGCTCTCATCAATGCTGGCCCTGCTTTTGGCATTGCTGCCGGTCAGCGCCTCAAGCGCACCGACACCAAACTCAAACAGCTTTCATCGCGCTTTGCCAACAATCTGCGCGGAGCAATCCTCAAGGACAAAACCCGCGACTCCGGTTGTGGCCTCAAGGCGCTGCACACCGATCTCTTCCGCCAGCTGCCATTCTTTGACGGCTGGCATCGTTATCTTCCTGCGCTCGCTTTGCGTGAAGGTTTTGATGTCGTGCATATCGATGTCACTGACCGCGAACGCCGCCATGGCAAATCGAATTACGGCATTCTCGACCGCGGCCTGCGCGGCATTCTCGACCTTTACGGCGTGTGGTGGTTGCGCAAGCGCCGCAAGGTGGTGCCGCGCGTGACGGAGATTACCCATGACTGA
- a CDS encoding lipid-A-disaccharide synthase N-terminal domain-containing protein, with amino-acid sequence MTDIFTSMSQWLHDVFVAQWDGWIILGFVAQACFTMRFVVQWLASEKAKKSVMPVAFWFFSLIGGVLLLVYAIQRKDPVFIAGQGFGLIVYIRNLWLIANEKKRLKAAN; translated from the coding sequence ATGACTGATATTTTCACCAGCATGTCCCAGTGGCTTCACGATGTGTTCGTAGCACAGTGGGATGGCTGGATCATTTTGGGCTTTGTCGCGCAAGCCTGCTTTACCATGCGCTTTGTCGTGCAGTGGCTAGCATCTGAAAAAGCAAAAAAGAGCGTTATGCCAGTGGCATTCTGGTTCTTCTCGCTCATTGGCGGCGTGCTACTATTGGTTTACGCTATTCAACGCAAAGACCCGGTCTTCATCGCCGGTCAAGGCTTTGGCCTGATCGTCTATATCCGCAATCTCTGGCTTATTGCCAATGAGAAGAAGCGGTTGAAAGCAGCGAATTAA